One part of the Corynebacterium sp. CNCTC7651 genome encodes these proteins:
- a CDS encoding WhiB family transcriptional regulator produces MKARFNRSGRGWRSVEVVVTARHTEGHHRAIVTVTQRDGTRHILELNRTQAFQFADEIVDALETGGDTVTERQLRGVEGATENFALRYFAAQIQPHKQDLARGLCVGQAPMFDRGPNPGETKTEQQHRIAHAENLCRKCPVLATCSANVPKRADGVWAGELYELGKPRKETA; encoded by the coding sequence ATGAAAGCACGGTTCAATCGCAGCGGGCGAGGGTGGCGCAGCGTCGAAGTCGTAGTCACCGCCCGCCATACCGAAGGGCACCATCGCGCCATCGTCACAGTGACGCAAAGAGACGGCACCCGCCACATCCTCGAACTTAACCGCACCCAGGCTTTCCAGTTCGCCGATGAGATTGTCGATGCCTTAGAGACGGGAGGTGATACCGTGACTGAGAGACAGCTCCGCGGGGTAGAGGGCGCGACGGAGAACTTCGCGCTCCGATACTTCGCAGCCCAAATACAACCGCACAAGCAAGACCTGGCCCGCGGCCTATGCGTTGGGCAGGCCCCGATGTTCGATCGCGGCCCCAACCCCGGCGAGACCAAAACCGAACAGCAGCACCGGATTGCCCACGCCGAAAACCTCTGTCGCAAATGCCCCGTGCTCGCGACGTGCTCCGCCAATGTCCCAAAGCGGGCGGATGGAGTGTGGGCCGGCGAACTCTACGAACTCGGGAAACCACGGAAGGAGACCGCATGA
- a CDS encoding AAA family ATPase, with protein MTANKNGRNAFERVRDAVEAEGLAWIETESGRRARFQTPGHSLRHANDLGGSALYDGEQVSLHFFDEPDEKQVKDRILNDLGLSWADLFDNKEVRYPYTDGFVVRRLPNKVFRQVCKHNKSPKNCAECKHIAVRALYGIETISGTGPVYIVEGEKDVNSAREFWGASAVSQAQGAQTSPDKADWAPLIGRDLIIVADNDESGNKRARKVFDHLVAIGQPEAKLSLTHAAAGKDLTDHIAAGHGPDELVRLAERPNSRRVTLIPASSVKTERLDWLIPNWIPKRSLTLLAGREGLGKSTIACDIAAQATRGELAGGPMRVAYLATEDSPSITVKPRLQAAGANLDNVFFFEVSTETGGAGSLTLPGDTGLLTRALVNNNVHLVVLDAAKSAMHGSLDGYRDDDVRQFLEPLASMADNIAVIGLTHFGKRESADPGKLMLGSIAWSQIARSVLSVAPKEDGTLVVTNTKGNLARETVSREVRIVSATVPVDLGETAEVGRAEWGGVTSISAADLLAPRDEANDERGEIEAVVIDYLIENGGSAPASDVLKATRAAGLNDSAVKKARKRIGVKTEKRGMKSGWEWSIDFSKVPEGARALFRESSAPSGDSSPDTRGGSEPGSPAQVSDAIADLSSLEALSTPILEALSAEKGLSLARVQASLPNKLLNKHDPGQHLRDALDGLIRAGAVRKDRRGKYYRNEIAA; from the coding sequence GTGACAGCCAACAAGAACGGCAGAAACGCATTCGAGCGAGTGCGCGACGCCGTGGAAGCCGAAGGGCTCGCGTGGATTGAGACTGAGAGCGGCCGGCGAGCACGATTTCAAACCCCGGGACACAGCCTTCGTCACGCGAACGATTTGGGCGGTTCAGCGCTCTACGACGGCGAGCAGGTCTCGCTTCACTTCTTCGACGAACCGGACGAGAAGCAAGTCAAAGATCGGATTCTCAACGATTTAGGCCTATCGTGGGCCGACCTGTTCGACAACAAAGAGGTTCGCTATCCGTACACGGATGGATTCGTGGTGCGCCGGCTACCCAACAAGGTTTTCAGGCAAGTCTGCAAGCACAACAAATCGCCCAAAAACTGCGCCGAGTGCAAGCACATCGCCGTCCGGGCGCTCTACGGGATCGAGACAATAAGCGGCACAGGGCCGGTCTATATCGTCGAAGGCGAGAAAGACGTCAACAGCGCCCGCGAGTTTTGGGGCGCGTCCGCCGTCTCCCAGGCACAGGGCGCTCAAACTTCACCCGACAAAGCCGACTGGGCGCCCCTCATCGGCCGCGACCTCATCATCGTTGCCGACAACGACGAATCTGGAAACAAGCGCGCCCGAAAGGTTTTCGACCATCTCGTCGCGATTGGGCAACCCGAAGCCAAGCTGTCACTCACCCACGCCGCAGCGGGCAAAGACCTTACCGATCACATCGCAGCCGGGCACGGCCCGGACGAGCTAGTCAGGTTGGCGGAGCGCCCTAACAGCCGCCGCGTCACCCTCATTCCGGCATCGAGCGTCAAAACCGAGCGCCTAGACTGGCTCATCCCCAACTGGATTCCCAAACGCTCCCTAACGCTGCTCGCCGGCCGCGAAGGTCTCGGCAAGTCCACGATCGCGTGCGATATTGCAGCACAGGCAACCCGCGGCGAGCTTGCCGGCGGACCTATGCGCGTGGCATACCTCGCAACTGAAGACAGCCCCTCAATTACGGTCAAGCCGCGACTGCAAGCCGCCGGCGCCAATCTGGACAACGTCTTCTTCTTCGAGGTGTCCACTGAAACAGGCGGTGCCGGCTCGCTCACCCTTCCCGGCGATACCGGTCTGCTTACCCGCGCTCTCGTCAACAACAACGTGCACCTCGTCGTGCTTGATGCCGCGAAGAGCGCAATGCACGGCTCCCTCGACGGTTACCGCGACGATGACGTGCGGCAGTTTCTCGAACCTCTCGCTTCAATGGCAGACAACATTGCCGTCATTGGTCTCACCCACTTCGGAAAACGCGAAAGCGCCGACCCCGGCAAACTCATGCTCGGTTCGATCGCATGGTCACAGATCGCGCGAAGCGTGCTATCCGTGGCACCCAAAGAAGACGGCACACTCGTTGTGACGAATACGAAGGGAAACCTAGCTCGCGAGACCGTCTCGCGCGAAGTCCGCATCGTTTCCGCCACCGTTCCCGTGGATCTGGGGGAGACTGCGGAAGTTGGACGCGCCGAGTGGGGAGGTGTCACGAGCATTTCCGCTGCTGACTTGCTTGCGCCTCGAGACGAAGCGAACGACGAGCGCGGCGAGATCGAAGCTGTGGTTATCGACTACCTCATCGAGAACGGCGGCAGCGCCCCGGCGAGCGACGTTCTCAAAGCAACACGTGCCGCCGGCCTCAACGACAGTGCAGTCAAGAAAGCCCGGAAGCGAATCGGAGTCAAAACCGAGAAGCGGGGCATGAAATCCGGCTGGGAATGGTCGATCGACTTCTCGAAGGTTCCCGAAGGCGCCCGCGCATTATTCCGGGAATCTTCGGCACCTTCGGGGGATTCTTCGCCGGATACCCGCGGCGGCAGCGAGCCCGGCAGCCCGGCCCAAGTATCAGATGCCATTGCCGATCTGTCCTCGCTCGAAGCGCTAAGCACCCCAATACTCGAAGCGCTAAGCGCCGAGAAGGGGCTCTCGCTCGCCCGGGTGCAAGCTTCACTTCCCAACAAGCTGCTCAACAAACACGACCCAGGGCAACACCTTCGAGACGCCCTCGACGGACTCATCCGCGCCGGCGCCGTCCGAAAAGATCGACGCGGCAAGTACTACCGGAACGAGATAGCGGCATGA
- a CDS encoding AlpA family transcriptional regulator, whose product MTATITITEAAQLLGISRSSAYEAARTGNFPAPVLKINGRYVVPKKPLLDVLGLDELPATA is encoded by the coding sequence ATGACTGCCACTATCACGATCACGGAAGCGGCACAATTGCTGGGAATCAGTCGCAGCAGCGCCTATGAGGCTGCGCGTACCGGTAATTTTCCTGCGCCCGTTCTGAAGATCAACGGCCGCTACGTCGTGCCAAAGAAGCCGCTACTCGACGTGCTCGGCCTGGACGAGCTACCCGCCACCGCCTAG
- a CDS encoding site-specific integrase: protein MRLLNGETKRIRVRGKTKAEATRKVKALAANAVALRDNDELRTNSTIAELVDHWLNHHDGAAGTVDVYRSTARNHITPNIGELRLNEVRPSTMQAFLHRLEEMPATAKRARSILSSAFGLAVRQDLITSNPIRETLPPKQKRGEVRAFEGDELATFLAMVDHYTTSGRKGRGAAFPRLVRFLAGTGVRLSEALSIRASDVDLDAETPTAIVRPTKDGGTSTRVVQLPKIAADAARDQLRDTGGTFDWLFPTSTGTHISKSTAERWMREARHEWEKANEAKGRPDVSWVTFHTMRKHVATVLSERVSVNAATQQLGHADTTVTQHHYISRPKAGPAVAEVLNDHLFPSESGQKVAK from the coding sequence GTGCGTCTGCTCAATGGTGAGACGAAGCGCATCCGAGTGCGGGGCAAGACGAAGGCAGAAGCCACCCGCAAAGTGAAGGCGCTAGCCGCTAACGCAGTCGCCCTACGCGACAACGATGAGCTGCGCACCAACAGCACCATTGCTGAGCTAGTCGACCACTGGCTAAACCACCACGACGGCGCCGCCGGCACCGTCGACGTCTACCGAAGCACTGCACGCAACCACATCACGCCCAACATCGGAGAGCTTCGGCTCAACGAAGTGCGGCCGTCAACAATGCAAGCATTCCTCCACCGGCTCGAAGAGATGCCGGCGACTGCGAAGCGCGCCCGGTCGATACTCTCGTCGGCATTCGGCCTCGCTGTGCGCCAAGACCTCATCACCTCAAACCCAATCCGCGAAACACTCCCTCCGAAGCAAAAACGCGGCGAGGTGCGCGCCTTCGAGGGTGACGAGCTCGCGACGTTTCTGGCGATGGTCGACCACTACACCACCAGCGGCCGCAAAGGCCGCGGCGCCGCTTTCCCCCGCTTAGTACGCTTCCTCGCTGGAACCGGCGTAAGGCTCTCCGAGGCGCTTTCGATTCGAGCGAGCGACGTCGACCTGGACGCCGAGACGCCGACAGCTATCGTCCGGCCAACGAAAGACGGCGGCACCTCAACCCGCGTCGTACAACTGCCGAAGATCGCAGCCGATGCGGCGCGAGACCAACTCCGAGACACCGGCGGCACGTTCGACTGGCTCTTCCCCACTTCCACCGGCACCCACATCTCGAAGTCGACTGCCGAGCGGTGGATGCGCGAAGCGCGACACGAATGGGAGAAGGCCAACGAAGCGAAAGGCCGGCCCGATGTGTCGTGGGTAACGTTCCACACGATGCGGAAGCATGTCGCGACGGTGCTGTCGGAGCGAGTGAGCGTCAACGCGGCAACACAGCAACTTGGCCACGCTGACACCACGGTCACACAGCACCACTACATATCGCGGCCGAAGGCCGGGCCGGCTGTCGCAGAGGTGCTCAACGATCACTTGTTCCCATCTGAAAGTGGCCAAAAAGTGGCCAAATAG
- a CDS encoding isochorismatase family protein — MTRALLLVDVQNDFCPGGSLATARGDEVAQAIAALIDDPSTTYSHILATQDWHIDPGTHFSENPDFVDSWPVHCVAGSPGAEIREPVDTSKIDHYFRKGAYTAAYSGFEGSDDNEVLLADWLRENGVDALDVAGIATDHCVRATVLDARKEGFTVRVLSDLCSPVDEARGAAALEEMAAAGAEIA; from the coding sequence ATGACTCGCGCACTGCTTCTTGTGGACGTTCAAAACGATTTCTGCCCCGGCGGCTCCCTCGCAACCGCCCGCGGAGACGAGGTAGCGCAGGCGATTGCCGCGCTTATCGACGATCCCTCGACCACCTACTCCCACATCCTGGCCACCCAGGATTGGCACATCGACCCCGGCACGCACTTCTCCGAGAATCCCGACTTTGTGGACTCGTGGCCGGTGCACTGTGTGGCAGGTTCGCCAGGCGCGGAGATCCGTGAGCCTGTCGATACCTCGAAGATCGACCACTACTTCCGCAAAGGCGCGTACACCGCCGCCTACTCGGGCTTCGAGGGCAGCGATGACAACGAGGTCCTGCTCGCCGACTGGTTGCGCGAAAACGGCGTCGACGCGCTCGACGTGGCCGGCATTGCCACCGACCACTGCGTGCGCGCTACGGTACTGGACGCGCGCAAGGAGGGCTTCACGGTGCGCGTGCTCTCGGACCTCTGCTCCCCCGTCGACGAGGCCCGCGGCGCCGCCGCCCTCGAGGAAATGGCGGCGGCTGGGGCCGAGATCGCCTAA
- a CDS encoding DUF305 domain-containing protein yields MTMQSGDTDDLAGVKRSRQKPLWIAAAVVGAIALVLALLGPTFGRLGETSSSTAPEASTSAAGAAGEAGATEHNDVDVHFLGMMVPHHEQAIEMSDVLLASDVQDPQVRDLAQRIKDGQERENAQMRAWADEWGIQKDMEGHSRHIANGMFYPEELAKFRELQGDELRTTFLEWMHYHHAHVIPMTEGEVNNGGYAPLKDMAREMIDVQTAEMREMEQILGYTPK; encoded by the coding sequence ATGACTATGCAGAGCGGCGATACGGATGACTTGGCCGGAGTGAAGCGCTCCCGGCAGAAACCGCTGTGGATTGCGGCGGCGGTAGTGGGAGCGATCGCACTTGTGTTGGCGCTGCTGGGGCCGACGTTTGGGCGGCTGGGGGAGACGTCGTCAAGCACGGCGCCCGAGGCGAGCACGAGTGCGGCGGGTGCCGCGGGTGAGGCTGGCGCGACCGAGCACAACGACGTGGACGTGCACTTCCTTGGCATGATGGTGCCGCACCACGAGCAGGCGATCGAAATGTCGGACGTGCTCCTCGCGTCCGACGTGCAGGATCCTCAGGTGCGGGATCTGGCGCAGCGCATCAAGGACGGGCAAGAGCGCGAGAACGCGCAGATGCGCGCCTGGGCGGACGAGTGGGGCATCCAGAAGGACATGGAGGGGCATTCCCGCCACATCGCAAACGGCATGTTCTACCCGGAGGAGCTGGCGAAGTTCCGCGAGCTGCAGGGCGACGAGCTGCGCACCACGTTCCTCGAGTGGATGCACTATCACCACGCCCACGTCATCCCGATGACCGAGGGCGAGGTGAACAACGGCGGGTACGCTCCGCTTAAGGACATGGCGCGCGAGATGATCGACGTGCAAACCGCGGAGATGCGGGAGATGGAGCAAATCCTGGGCTACACGCCGAAGTAA
- a CDS encoding DUF3618 domain-containing protein: MARDIHDIERDLERTRSQLASTLDELADRTNPSKLADNAKDQAMDWLQDETVQKVLGGIALGVAALVSVKFFNSRKRKKELKELQRLLSRR; this comes from the coding sequence GTGGCACGAGACATTCACGATATTGAGCGCGACCTCGAGCGCACCCGCAGCCAGCTGGCCAGCACCCTCGACGAACTGGCGGATCGCACCAACCCGTCCAAGCTCGCCGACAACGCGAAGGACCAGGCGATGGATTGGCTGCAGGATGAGACCGTGCAGAAGGTGCTTGGCGGCATCGCACTCGGCGTTGCGGCGCTGGTGAGCGTGAAGTTCTTCAACAGCCGCAAGCGCAAGAAGGAGCTCAAGGAGCTGCAGCGTCTGCTGTCGCGTCGCTAG
- the bcp gene encoding thioredoxin-dependent thiol peroxidase, which translates to MSEQIRLAPGDVAPAFTLPNDRGEQVSLADYAGQRVIVYFYPRANTPGCTTEACDFTERFDQFADASVTVLGISPDPVDKLATFRADHDLKVELLSDESKDTLRAWGAFGEKNNYGKIVEGVIRSTFLVGTDGRIEQAQYNVRAAGHVDRILRDWGI; encoded by the coding sequence ATGAGTGAGCAGATCCGTCTTGCACCGGGCGACGTCGCCCCCGCTTTCACCCTGCCCAATGACCGCGGCGAGCAGGTTTCGCTCGCGGACTACGCCGGCCAGCGCGTCATTGTGTACTTCTACCCGCGCGCGAACACCCCCGGCTGCACCACCGAAGCGTGCGATTTCACCGAGCGCTTCGACCAGTTCGCGGACGCTTCCGTCACCGTCCTGGGCATTTCGCCGGACCCGGTGGACAAGTTGGCCACGTTCCGCGCGGACCACGACCTCAAGGTCGAGCTGCTTTCCGACGAATCCAAGGACACCCTCCGCGCATGGGGCGCCTTCGGGGAGAAGAACAACTACGGCAAGATCGTCGAGGGCGTGATCCGCTCCACGTTCCTCGTCGGCACGGACGGGCGCATCGAGCAGGCGCAGTACAACGTACGCGCCGCCGGCCACGTGGACCGCATCTTGCGCGACTGGGGCATTTAA
- a CDS encoding DUF3817 domain-containing protein has translation MFSIAAWVTGVLLLLLVARMVMEYGFHMDVSALAWVARVHGLAFIAFLMTSLNLGLKARWSAVTWVVTAISGVVPFLSFVVEAKRRKEVTETFQL, from the coding sequence ATGTTCTCCATCGCGGCGTGGGTGACCGGTGTGCTTCTGCTGCTCCTTGTCGCTCGCATGGTGATGGAGTACGGCTTCCACATGGATGTCTCCGCCCTGGCGTGGGTAGCGCGCGTGCACGGTCTGGCGTTCATCGCGTTCTTGATGACGTCCCTCAACCTCGGCCTCAAAGCCCGCTGGTCTGCCGTCACCTGGGTGGTCACGGCAATCTCCGGTGTGGTGCCGTTCCTGTCTTTCGTGGTGGAAGCGAAGCGCCGCAAGGAAGTCACGGAGACATTCCAGCTCTAG
- a CDS encoding non-canonical purine NTP pyrophosphatase — protein sequence MRLLVASGNPKKLRELEQVLTELGIAGVELVSLNDVSPYPEPAETGLTFEENALIKARAGAAATGLPCVADDSGLAVAALNGMPGVLSARWSGAHGDDEANNRLLLAQMSDIAQREAAFVSCCALVVPAGASAGKPGAAAGEVGAAAGKPGAAGGVAREVTAEGRWEGRLLREPRGEGGFGYDPIFEPLDAGGRSSAELTPEEKNARSHRGNALRQLAPAIAELLR from the coding sequence GTGAGGCTGCTCGTCGCGTCCGGGAACCCGAAGAAGCTGCGGGAGCTGGAGCAGGTCCTCACCGAGCTCGGCATTGCGGGGGTAGAGCTTGTTTCGCTTAACGACGTTTCCCCCTACCCCGAGCCCGCCGAAACCGGCCTCACGTTTGAGGAAAACGCGTTGATCAAAGCGCGGGCGGGTGCGGCGGCGACGGGGCTGCCGTGCGTTGCGGATGATTCCGGCCTTGCCGTCGCGGCGCTCAACGGGATGCCGGGGGTGTTGTCCGCCCGGTGGTCCGGCGCCCACGGCGACGACGAGGCGAACAACCGCCTGCTGCTTGCGCAGATGTCTGACATCGCGCAGCGGGAGGCGGCGTTCGTGTCCTGCTGCGCGCTCGTCGTACCGGCGGGCGCTAGCGCGGGCAAACCCGGCGCAGCGGCGGGCGAGGTTGGTGCCGCGGCGGGCAAACCTGGCGCAGCTGGCGGGGTGGCGCGGGAAGTCACTGCGGAAGGCCGCTGGGAGGGTCGCCTGCTGCGCGAACCGCGGGGCGAAGGCGGTTTCGGCTACGACCCGATCTTCGAACCCCTCGACGCTGGAGGCCGCTCCTCGGCGGAGTTGACCCCGGAAGAGAAGAACGCGCGCTCCCACAGGGGGAACGCGCTGCGTCAGCTCGCGCCGGCGATTGCGGAACTGCTCCGCTGA
- the murI gene encoding glutamate racemase — protein sequence MGGNNAPIGLFDSGVGGLTVARAVMDQLPDESLIYIGDTANAPYGPRPIAQVREFAQRIGDDLVERGCKMLVIACNTATSAFLHDARERYDIPVVEVIQPAVRRAMATTRNGKVGVIGTEGTINSGAYQDLFSLHPNVEVHAAACPAFVEFVERGTTTGRQILGVAQGYLEPLQAAGVDTLVLGCTHYPLLSGVIQLAMGDHVTLVNSAEETSKDVLRILTERDMLADPVALTGNAPTRVFESTGDPELFDKLAERIIGPRVHAVGSKVSQ from the coding sequence GTGGGTGGCAATAACGCGCCGATCGGGCTGTTTGACTCAGGCGTCGGCGGGCTGACCGTGGCGCGTGCGGTGATGGACCAGCTGCCGGATGAGTCGCTGATCTACATCGGCGATACCGCGAACGCGCCGTACGGGCCGCGGCCGATCGCGCAGGTGCGGGAATTCGCGCAGCGCATTGGCGACGATCTGGTGGAGCGCGGCTGCAAAATGCTGGTCATCGCGTGTAATACCGCCACGTCCGCGTTCTTGCACGACGCGCGCGAGCGCTACGACATCCCCGTCGTCGAGGTGATTCAGCCGGCTGTGCGCCGCGCGATGGCGACCACGCGAAATGGCAAGGTGGGCGTGATCGGCACCGAAGGCACCATCAACTCCGGCGCGTACCAGGACCTCTTCTCGCTCCACCCGAACGTGGAAGTGCACGCGGCGGCGTGCCCGGCGTTCGTCGAGTTCGTGGAACGCGGCACCACCACCGGGCGCCAGATCCTTGGCGTGGCGCAGGGCTACCTCGAGCCGCTACAGGCCGCCGGCGTGGATACTCTGGTGCTGGGTTGCACGCACTACCCGCTGCTCTCCGGCGTGATCCAGCTGGCGATGGGGGACCACGTCACGCTGGTGAACTCGGCGGAGGAGACTTCGAAGGACGTGCTGCGCATCCTCACGGAACGCGACATGTTGGCGGATCCAGTGGCGCTGACCGGCAACGCTCCCACCCGCGTGTTTGAGTCCACGGGGGACCCGGAACTCTTCGACAAGCTCGCGGAGCGAATCATCGGGCCGCGGGTGCACGCGGTCGGTTCCAAGGTTTCGCAGTAA
- a CDS encoding rhomboid family intramembrane serine protease produces MQPGLEPARRGGKRTSKRVAQRNTGLRFAAGYVIAIWVVYLVNLFVFQGNLLFFGIHPLEISSLPFIFTSPLLHGSFEHILSNTVPGAIFAFLVGYSGKRVFWEVTTFVVVIGGLGTWLVGGIGTNHIGASGLVYGWLAYLVVRGFFNRSGSQITLGLTLGFFYSGLIWGVLPGTPGVSWQAHLFGAIGGIIAAMVITSDDPPQLVARRQEKQAQKQLGR; encoded by the coding sequence ATGCAGCCGGGCCTGGAGCCGGCGAGGCGCGGGGGGAAGCGGACGTCGAAACGCGTGGCCCAGCGCAACACCGGGTTGCGCTTCGCCGCGGGCTACGTGATCGCGATCTGGGTGGTCTACCTGGTCAACCTGTTCGTGTTCCAGGGCAACTTGCTGTTCTTCGGCATTCACCCGCTGGAAATTTCGTCCCTGCCGTTCATTTTCACCTCGCCGCTGCTGCACGGCAGCTTCGAGCACATTCTGTCCAACACCGTTCCGGGAGCGATCTTCGCGTTCCTGGTCGGGTATTCGGGCAAGCGCGTGTTCTGGGAGGTCACGACGTTTGTTGTCGTGATCGGCGGCTTGGGCACGTGGCTGGTCGGCGGCATTGGCACGAACCACATCGGCGCTTCCGGGCTCGTGTACGGCTGGCTGGCGTACCTGGTGGTGCGCGGATTTTTCAACCGCTCCGGGTCCCAGATCACGCTGGGCCTGACGCTGGGCTTCTTCTACTCCGGTTTGATTTGGGGCGTGCTGCCCGGCACCCCGGGCGTGAGCTGGCAGGCGCACCTTTTCGGTGCGATTGGCGGCATTATCGCGGCGATGGTGATCACGTCGGACGATCCGCCGCAGCTGGTTGCGCGTCGCCAGGAAAAGCAGGCCCAGAAGCAGCTCGGGCGGTAG